A genomic region of Desulfosarcina ovata subsp. ovata contains the following coding sequences:
- a CDS encoding MFS transporter — MAPPRDLTPHRRLLLILATLLALFLAALDTLIMSAAMPTIVSELGGLHLYSWVFSTYMLSRAVALPVFGKLADLFPNRTLYLISILIFLVGSVLAGAAHSMMALTIFRAIQGIGAGGNFALVYIVLSDISEPEDRGRMMSYASFVWGLASVLGPSMGGFIVGWVSWRWIFYINIPIGLISLVGIWLFLTETREKRNVIEIDYAGIVTLVTAILVFLTAFLLGGREYAWTSPPILGLFSLFLLSAVGFYTAEKRSTEPILRFDFFKLRGFSTGNGLVFFASMAIFSLSAFSPIFIQGALGRTPAQLGMVMMFLSLGWSAGALYCGRQANRWGQKNFSLAGGLVLIVGCLMAVRFSAATSLWACCLALSLAGVGMGFTSIATLLVVQNSVDKQDLGVATSSHQFTRTLGGTVGIGVCGSIVTARFARVADSLNASDLQGAVPPAVMAQIQKNFENFFRPDVQQQLSVTARNVLHQAIGNCVIDVFWLGLVAALICLAIGLLMPKRAGNSHGV; from the coding sequence ATGGCGCCACCGCGAGATCTCACCCCCCATCGCCGTCTGCTTTTGATTCTGGCGACCCTGCTGGCGCTTTTTCTGGCAGCCTTGGACACCCTGATCATGAGCGCCGCCATGCCGACCATCGTGTCCGAGCTGGGCGGTTTGCATCTTTACAGCTGGGTCTTTTCCACCTACATGCTCAGCCGGGCCGTGGCCCTGCCGGTCTTCGGCAAGCTGGCCGATCTTTTTCCCAACCGCACCCTTTACCTGATTTCAATTCTGATTTTCCTGGTGGGTTCCGTGCTGGCCGGTGCCGCGCACAGCATGATGGCGCTGACAATCTTCCGGGCGATTCAGGGCATCGGCGCCGGCGGTAATTTTGCCCTGGTCTATATCGTCCTGTCGGATATCTCCGAGCCGGAGGACCGCGGACGCATGATGTCCTATGCCAGTTTCGTATGGGGGCTGGCCAGTGTGCTGGGGCCCTCCATGGGTGGATTCATCGTCGGCTGGGTCTCCTGGCGCTGGATTTTTTATATCAACATTCCCATCGGTTTGATTTCACTGGTCGGCATCTGGCTTTTTCTCACCGAGACTCGCGAAAAACGCAACGTTATCGAGATCGATTACGCCGGCATCGTCACCCTGGTGACGGCGATCCTTGTTTTTCTCACCGCCTTTCTGCTGGGCGGACGCGAGTATGCATGGACGTCGCCACCTATATTGGGCCTGTTTTCCCTGTTTCTTCTTTCCGCCGTCGGTTTCTACACGGCGGAAAAACGGTCGACCGAACCGATTCTGCGCTTTGATTTTTTCAAACTGCGGGGGTTTTCCACCGGCAACGGGTTGGTTTTTTTCGCCAGTATGGCCATTTTTTCGCTTTCCGCCTTCAGTCCGATCTTCATTCAGGGAGCACTGGGCCGCACGCCTGCCCAGCTGGGGATGGTGATGATGTTTCTCAGCCTTGGCTGGTCCGCCGGCGCCCTCTATTGCGGTCGGCAGGCCAACCGTTGGGGGCAGAAAAACTTTTCTCTTGCCGGTGGACTGGTCCTGATCGTCGGTTGTCTCATGGCCGTGCGGTTTTCTGCCGCCACCAGCCTGTGGGCCTGCTGCCTCGCCCTGAGCCTGGCTGGTGTGGGCATGGGCTTCACCTCCATCGCCACCCTGCTGGTGGTCCAGAACAGTGTCGACAAGCAGGACCTGGGCGTGGCCACCTCGTCGCATCAATTCACCCGTACCCTTGGCGGAACGGTGGGAATCGGCGTTTGCGGCAGTATTGTCACCGCCCGCTTCGCCCGCGTGGCGGATTCGCTGAATGCATCGGATCTTCAAGGGGCCGTTCCTCCGGCGGTGATGGCTCAGATCCAGAAGAATTTCGAGAATTTTTTCCGTCCGGACGTTCAGCAGCAGCTGTCGGTGACCGCCCGTAATGTCCTGCACCAGGCCATCGGCAATTGTGTTATCGATGTTTTTTGGCTGGGCCTGGTGGCGGCGTTGATCTGCCTGGCCATCGGTCTGTTGATGCCGAAACGTGCCGGTAATTCTCATGGTGTTTAA
- a CDS encoding FeoA family protein, with product MTLDQLKPGSEGRIKKLSVRDKLGQRLMDMGVYPGLKLKVIRNAPLEDPMELELDGYFVSLRHDEARFVEVE from the coding sequence ATGACGCTGGATCAATTGAAACCGGGAAGCGAAGGCCGCATTAAAAAATTGTCCGTGCGTGACAAGCTGGGACAACGGTTGATGGACATGGGCGTTTACCCGGGGTTGAAATTAAAAGTGATTCGCAATGCCCCCCTGGAAGACCCCATGGAACTGGAGCTGGACGGCTATTTCGTCAGTCTGCGGCACGACGAAGCCCGTTTTGTGGAGGTGGAGTGA
- the feoB gene encoding ferrous iron transport protein B, with protein sequence MNADTFLVALAGQPNCGKSTVFNALTGASQHVANYPGVTVDKMTGWYRHNGYRVEVVDLPGTYSLTSFSPEERVSRDFILHEKPLVTVNVMDAANLKRCLYLTFQLLEMEIPVVLNLNMMDVVENQGIDIDMEKLSQQLGIPVVPTAMKSGRGKKELRHVIDAMAAARPAVPPLRIDYGEMEPFIREIVDRVASETNLAGSYALRWLAIKLMEGDSEVRRLIQERNPDADPFIAMVDQSRTAFEDRFEEAPEVHIANCRYKAAGEIARACLTRPQGASRPLSDKIDAVVCHRLLGPVILVGVIWLLYYLAIVQGYTITNYTWPLLAKLRSLTEAVMPSPGFIDIPLIREFSLWIVDSVNALLNYIPIFFILFALIAILEDSGYMPRMAFIMDRLFSRYGLHGQSTLPMVLGGIYVGGCAVPGVMSCKGIPDERSRMATILIIPLLNCLAKVPLYVLLINIYFAAHKAWAMFFISTISFLMVLSVSKILTLTVLKDRETAPFVMEMPPYHLPTWRGVLGRAVERVWLFVRKISTIVVAVAVVIFVLLQFPGIGKERMDDYRDRKEKAVAAFYKKIDGTPFHDGLQGERLMELVLYQEAYKNAKMKVRGEDAVAALNADFKARDALFFKIVQPGKDKTAKKAGREFKKLVKARKGLLREMRKERIDQSFLGTAGRWLEPVTRWAGFNWRVNVALLSALAAKESSVATLGALYEQEEEGEALENRMARGEVGFTALHALALMLFMVLYPPCMATSIAVKIQAGSVKWMLFSIGYPMLLGLVVATLVFSLGSVLGLSGLQAMIAFYCLALIITVGMGFFKNDGQSSKIGANP encoded by the coding sequence GTGAACGCCGACACCTTTCTCGTTGCCCTGGCAGGCCAGCCCAATTGCGGTAAATCGACGGTGTTCAATGCCCTGACCGGGGCCAGTCAGCACGTGGCCAACTACCCGGGTGTGACCGTGGACAAGATGACCGGATGGTACCGGCACAACGGTTATCGGGTGGAGGTGGTGGACCTTCCCGGCACCTACAGCCTGACTTCCTTTTCTCCTGAGGAGCGGGTGTCGCGGGATTTCATCCTCCATGAAAAGCCGTTGGTGACGGTAAACGTCATGGATGCCGCCAACCTCAAGCGTTGCCTCTATCTGACCTTTCAGTTGTTGGAAATGGAAATCCCAGTTGTTTTGAACCTCAATATGATGGATGTGGTCGAAAATCAGGGCATAGACATCGACATGGAGAAGTTGTCCCAGCAATTGGGCATTCCCGTGGTTCCCACGGCCATGAAAAGTGGTCGCGGAAAAAAGGAGTTGCGTCATGTTATCGATGCCATGGCCGCGGCGAGGCCGGCAGTACCGCCGCTGCGCATCGACTACGGGGAAATGGAACCTTTCATCCGGGAGATCGTCGATCGGGTGGCATCGGAGACCAATCTGGCCGGGAGCTACGCCCTGAGATGGCTGGCCATCAAGCTGATGGAGGGTGACAGCGAGGTTCGGCGATTGATTCAGGAGCGCAATCCCGATGCCGACCCGTTCATTGCCATGGTCGATCAATCGCGGACGGCCTTCGAGGATCGTTTTGAAGAAGCCCCTGAAGTGCATATCGCCAACTGTCGCTACAAGGCGGCGGGTGAGATTGCCCGTGCGTGCCTGACACGGCCCCAAGGTGCCAGCCGCCCACTTTCGGACAAGATCGACGCCGTCGTCTGCCATCGTCTGCTGGGACCGGTCATCTTGGTCGGCGTGATCTGGCTGCTTTATTATTTGGCGATCGTCCAGGGATACACCATCACCAACTACACCTGGCCGCTCTTGGCCAAGCTGCGCAGTCTGACCGAAGCGGTCATGCCGTCGCCCGGATTCATCGATATTCCGCTGATTCGTGAATTTTCGCTTTGGATCGTCGACAGCGTCAATGCCCTGCTCAACTACATCCCCATTTTCTTCATCCTCTTCGCGCTGATCGCCATTTTGGAGGACAGCGGCTACATGCCGCGCATGGCCTTCATCATGGACCGGCTCTTCAGCCGTTACGGACTTCACGGCCAGTCCACATTGCCCATGGTGCTGGGCGGCATTTACGTGGGCGGTTGCGCGGTGCCGGGGGTGATGTCCTGCAAGGGCATTCCCGACGAGCGATCGCGCATGGCCACGATCCTGATCATTCCGCTGCTCAACTGCCTGGCCAAGGTGCCGTTGTATGTCCTCCTGATCAATATCTACTTTGCCGCCCACAAGGCCTGGGCCATGTTTTTCATTTCCACCATCAGTTTTCTGATGGTGCTGTCGGTCTCTAAAATTCTCACCCTGACCGTGCTCAAGGACAGGGAGACGGCGCCTTTCGTCATGGAAATGCCACCCTATCACCTGCCTACCTGGCGCGGTGTGCTGGGCCGTGCCGTGGAGCGGGTCTGGCTCTTTGTGCGCAAAATTTCCACCATTGTGGTGGCCGTGGCGGTGGTCATTTTCGTATTGCTGCAATTCCCGGGTATCGGCAAGGAGCGCATGGATGACTACCGCGACCGGAAGGAGAAGGCCGTGGCCGCCTTCTATAAAAAAATAGACGGGACGCCCTTTCACGACGGACTTCAAGGAGAACGGCTGATGGAATTGGTGCTTTACCAGGAGGCCTATAAGAATGCCAAAATGAAAGTCCGCGGAGAAGATGCCGTGGCGGCATTGAACGCCGATTTTAAAGCCCGCGATGCGCTTTTCTTTAAAATCGTCCAGCCGGGAAAAGATAAGACCGCCAAAAAAGCGGGGCGGGAATTCAAAAAACTGGTCAAGGCACGCAAGGGGCTGCTTCGGGAAATGCGCAAAGAACGGATTGACCAAAGCTTCCTGGGAACTGCGGGCCGCTGGCTGGAACCCGTCACCCGCTGGGCGGGGTTCAACTGGCGGGTCAATGTGGCCCTGCTCAGCGCCCTGGCGGCCAAGGAGAGCAGTGTGGCCACCCTGGGCGCCCTATACGAACAGGAAGAAGAGGGCGAAGCCCTGGAAAACCGCATGGCCCGGGGAGAAGTCGGTTTTACCGCCCTGCATGCCCTGGCACTGATGCTTTTCATGGTGCTTTATCCACCCTGTATGGCCACATCCATTGCCGTTAAAATCCAGGCCGGTTCGGTCAAGTGGATGCTCTTTTCGATCGGCTATCCCATGTTATTGGGGCTCGTTGTCGCCACGCTGGTCTTTTCATTGGGCAGCGTCTTGGGGCTTTCCGGGCTGCAGGCCATGATCGCTTTTTATTGTCTGGCGTTGATCATCACGGTTGGCATGGGTTTTTTTAAGAACGACGGCCAATCTTCCAAGATTGGCGCAAACCCATAA
- a CDS encoding DUF4198 domain-containing protein, with translation MKKTVALLAGVLTLALALPAMAHFQMIYTQESALGKAEAIDLKLVFTHPFEAGHTMDMGQPEQFFVVRKEKKKDLLKTLKPITWTSLTNSGAAYETSYKLRGMGDNVFCLVPSPYLEKEEDCYIQQVTKAVVNTGGFPTDWDAEIGLPAEIVPLDKPYALWTGNVFRGIVKGGGKPVPFAEIEVEYLNHRPEMGKNAFAKSAAVEAPQDAFVTMTIKANVNGEFSFGIPKAGWWGFCALGAGPAKEYQGKELSQDAVIWVQARDMK, from the coding sequence ATGAAAAAAACAGTTGCTCTACTGGCCGGTGTGTTGACGCTGGCTTTGGCCCTGCCGGCCATGGCCCATTTTCAGATGATCTATACCCAGGAGTCGGCCCTTGGCAAAGCGGAGGCCATCGACCTGAAACTGGTCTTCACCCATCCTTTCGAAGCGGGTCATACCATGGATATGGGGCAGCCCGAACAGTTTTTCGTTGTACGCAAGGAGAAGAAAAAAGATCTTCTGAAGACCTTGAAGCCAATCACCTGGACCAGTTTGACCAACAGCGGTGCGGCCTACGAGACGTCATACAAGCTGCGGGGTATGGGTGACAACGTTTTCTGCCTGGTGCCGTCGCCGTATCTGGAAAAAGAGGAGGACTGCTACATTCAGCAGGTCACCAAGGCGGTGGTCAATACCGGCGGGTTTCCCACGGATTGGGATGCCGAGATCGGCCTTCCGGCCGAGATCGTTCCCCTGGACAAACCTTACGCCCTGTGGACGGGCAACGTCTTCCGGGGCATCGTCAAGGGCGGCGGCAAGCCGGTTCCCTTTGCCGAGATCGAGGTGGAGTACCTGAACCACCGGCCGGAGATGGGAAAAAACGCTTTTGCGAAAAGCGCTGCGGTAGAAGCGCCTCAGGATGCCTTCGTCACCATGACGATCAAGGCCAATGTCAACGGTGAGTTCTCCTTTGGTATTCCCAAAGCCGGTTGGTGGGGCTTCTGCGCCCTGGGTGCGGGGCCGGCAAAGGAATACCAGGGCAAGGAATTATCCCAGGATGCGGTGATCTGGGTCCAGGCCAGGGATATGAAATAA
- a CDS encoding heavy metal translocating P-type ATPase, whose product MSAKLFILRMATAMISVLGFLLHRWSGIVFFMWLGSVFYCLCLAMYTRSLFNALRATRRVTADLLVITVMVVSVFAKTMLSGALVAGFISMGLAISFGIIEETRRRIDALTKQGEKPVRIVREDRFLEVPVEQISSGDVAIVPAGEMIPVDGEIVGGASSIDESVITGEPLPVFKRIGDRVTSGAISLTAQLKVRATKAGDKGFLHVMAKEIDASLKEKPVVHRRADMIVQFFICGVVLYAIGVFLVCGALAGDTATGLVRMAAVTAVACPCAWALSVPTAFAAAIGGLGARGILVRGGTPLETLGRAATFILDKTGTVTLGRPDVVNVEAFGLPKTELLRLAASVESGFNHPVGNAILAYAAGKGIFPSTAENTEYLPGIGVKSMVQGRQVTLGSSETMIALGMDIPADIKIGGRAVWIGVDEKIAGVVVIQDVMMESAHGLAGILRGLGAKRVVLATGDNTEAEAQRVAKLTGMDQCHWGLKPEGKVSLVKSFGGQGPTVMVGDGVNDATALAVADVGISIGGAKADLTIKSSDIVMMREDAMSLVTAVRTGRTLIRVIRQNYSWAIGFNLAGIALATTGMLSPWLAALCHHVSSVLVVANSARLVRVPVVGNR is encoded by the coding sequence GTGTCAGCAAAACTATTCATCTTGAGAATGGCGACGGCAATGATCTCCGTTTTGGGTTTTCTCCTCCACCGGTGGTCGGGTATCGTCTTTTTCATGTGGCTGGGCAGCGTGTTTTATTGTCTCTGCCTGGCGATGTACACGCGGTCCCTGTTCAACGCGCTCAGGGCAACCCGACGGGTGACGGCGGATCTGTTGGTTATTACGGTAATGGTTGTCTCCGTTTTCGCCAAAACAATGCTCAGCGGTGCGCTGGTGGCGGGGTTTATCAGTATGGGACTGGCTATATCCTTTGGTATTATCGAAGAGACAAGACGCCGGATCGACGCCCTAACCAAACAAGGGGAAAAGCCGGTCCGCATCGTGAGAGAAGACCGGTTTCTGGAAGTGCCCGTCGAGCAGATATCGTCGGGTGATGTGGCCATTGTTCCTGCGGGTGAAATGATACCGGTGGACGGTGAGATCGTGGGCGGTGCGTCTTCAATTGACGAATCAGTGATTACCGGAGAACCGTTGCCGGTTTTCAAACGGATTGGTGATCGGGTCACATCGGGTGCCATCAGTCTCACCGCTCAGTTAAAAGTGCGGGCCACCAAGGCCGGTGACAAGGGCTTCCTGCATGTGATGGCGAAGGAGATCGACGCATCGCTGAAAGAAAAGCCGGTGGTTCACCGGCGGGCCGATATGATCGTTCAGTTCTTCATCTGCGGCGTGGTTTTGTATGCCATTGGCGTCTTTCTCGTCTGTGGCGCTCTGGCGGGCGATACGGCTACAGGACTGGTCCGTATGGCCGCCGTAACGGCCGTGGCCTGCCCCTGTGCATGGGCCTTGTCGGTCCCTACCGCCTTTGCCGCTGCCATCGGTGGGCTGGGGGCACGCGGCATTCTGGTTCGGGGAGGGACCCCTCTGGAAACGCTGGGACGCGCCGCCACTTTCATTCTTGACAAGACCGGCACGGTTACCTTGGGTCGACCAGACGTGGTGAATGTCGAAGCCTTCGGTCTGCCGAAAACAGAACTGCTTCGCCTTGCCGCTTCGGTCGAGTCCGGCTTCAATCATCCGGTGGGCAACGCCATCCTGGCATATGCTGCGGGCAAAGGTATTTTTCCGTCGACGGCCGAAAATACAGAATATCTTCCGGGTATCGGCGTAAAATCCATGGTGCAGGGGCGCCAGGTCACATTGGGAAGCAGTGAAACCATGATCGCACTGGGGATGGACATCCCTGCAGATATAAAAATCGGCGGCCGGGCGGTCTGGATCGGCGTCGATGAAAAAATCGCCGGTGTTGTCGTTATTCAGGACGTAATGATGGAGTCGGCCCACGGTTTGGCCGGGATCCTGCGTGGACTGGGCGCCAAACGGGTTGTGTTGGCGACCGGAGACAATACGGAGGCCGAGGCACAACGGGTAGCGAAACTCACCGGCATGGATCAATGCCATTGGGGGCTGAAGCCCGAGGGCAAGGTCTCCCTTGTAAAATCCTTCGGCGGCCAGGGCCCCACGGTGATGGTCGGGGATGGTGTCAATGACGCCACGGCGTTGGCTGTGGCGGATGTCGGTATTTCTATCGGAGGCGCCAAGGCCGATTTAACCATCAAATCATCCGATATTGTCATGATGCGGGAAGACGCAATGAGCCTGGTGACCGCAGTCCGGACGGGCAGGACATTGATTCGCGTGATCCGGCAGAATTATTCCTGGGCCATCGGTTTCAATCTGGCGGGAATCGCGTTGGCGACAACAGGGATGTTGAGCCCCTGGCTGGCGGCGTTGTGCCACCATGTGAGTTCGGTGCTTGTCGTGGCCAATTCGGCCCGACTGGTCAGAGTGCCGGTTGTCGGTAATCGGTAA
- a CDS encoding heavy metal translocating P-type ATPase, which translates to MRKIDRPIIIRHTISGRARYCLPRLRRHRGMAAPLSEMLNTTEGVLRARVNPKCDAVIVRFDPQTLTQQALTRMLEDFWRTRVPSVVSTAKQVPARSDDSRRSELTTTKRRFIGLSILGAGVFVRTVLLGLPVAQTLLSPLGAIIALAALPLVRSGLSDLRERSISLESFLGGSIIAAVAAGEALAAFEILWITSAGNLLKAWITERSRRAIRDILDVTEKDTYILVDGVEVSVAVDRVQPGDTVVLHTGEKIAVDGRVVRGGALVDEASITGMSEPVAKTDGDTVFAGTFVRQGVIYVSADAVGDRTYLSRILRMVEDSLETRAPIEGVADRLARNLVKTGFAVTLATLAITGSLWRAFAVMLVMACPCATILAASTAISAAISAAARRHILIKGGRYLEEVDKVDTICFDKTGTLTTNQPEIRQLINLNGLSEDQLIELAYSTEIHNSHPVALAIREEARRRGITAIQHDVCEYILGKGVRSVIHGDEVLVGSHKLLEHFEIAHPVVDDFLEKNKQQGLTQVFLARNGEVLGVIGFANRERPDLQPLIARLKERGIRRTAMITGDSKYTALEMACRLNFDECRYSVLPEEKAVIVAALKAEGHRVLMVGDGINDALALAEADIGVAMGAGGSEVAIEAADIALVMDDLDGVIYVRDLSRETMRVVHQNFWIATGSNIAGVVLGALGLLSPVMAGLVHITHTLGILANSGRLLFYEPPRRLPADTKHKPINQTRAANEAGTYAGITALHSGGAPHPGTDSPSLRHENCQ; encoded by the coding sequence ATGAGAAAAATCGATCGGCCGATAATCATTAGACATACCATTTCCGGGCGTGCCCGTTATTGCCTGCCGCGGCTTCGCCGGCATCGGGGGATGGCGGCGCCGCTTTCCGAGATGCTGAACACTACCGAAGGCGTGCTTCGGGCGCGGGTCAATCCGAAATGCGATGCGGTGATCGTTCGATTCGATCCGCAAACCCTGACCCAACAGGCGCTGACCCGCATGCTGGAAGACTTCTGGCGCACCCGAGTGCCGTCTGTCGTCTCCACGGCGAAACAGGTACCGGCTCGGTCGGACGATTCCCGCCGGTCGGAACTGACGACCACCAAACGGCGCTTTATAGGGCTGTCGATCCTCGGGGCCGGCGTGTTCGTGCGTACGGTGCTGTTGGGCCTGCCGGTGGCCCAGACCCTGCTCAGTCCGCTCGGTGCGATCATCGCCCTGGCAGCTTTGCCCTTGGTGCGTTCAGGTTTGAGCGATCTTCGTGAGCGGAGCATTTCCCTGGAGAGTTTTCTGGGTGGAAGCATTATCGCTGCCGTGGCCGCCGGCGAGGCGCTGGCGGCCTTCGAGATTTTGTGGATCACCAGCGCCGGCAACCTGCTCAAGGCCTGGATTACCGAACGATCCCGCCGCGCCATCCGCGATATCCTGGACGTCACCGAAAAGGACACCTACATTCTCGTTGACGGAGTGGAGGTCAGCGTGGCCGTGGACCGGGTGCAGCCCGGCGATACCGTGGTCCTGCATACCGGTGAGAAGATCGCCGTGGACGGCCGGGTGGTACGGGGCGGGGCCCTGGTGGACGAAGCCTCTATCACCGGGATGAGCGAGCCGGTGGCCAAAACCGACGGTGACACGGTATTTGCCGGAACGTTCGTCCGGCAGGGGGTCATCTATGTATCTGCAGACGCGGTGGGCGACCGGACCTATCTCTCACGCATCCTGCGCATGGTGGAGGATTCACTGGAGACTCGTGCGCCGATCGAGGGGGTTGCCGACCGGCTGGCCCGGAACCTGGTTAAAACCGGTTTCGCCGTTACCCTGGCCACTCTGGCCATCACCGGCAGCCTGTGGCGGGCCTTTGCCGTGATGCTGGTCATGGCCTGTCCCTGTGCCACCATCCTGGCCGCCTCCACGGCCATCAGCGCCGCCATCAGCGCGGCGGCGCGCCGCCATATTCTCATCAAGGGCGGCCGCTACCTGGAAGAAGTCGACAAGGTCGATACGATCTGCTTCGATAAAACCGGTACCCTGACCACCAATCAGCCCGAAATCCGGCAACTGATTAACCTGAACGGATTGTCCGAGGATCAACTGATCGAACTGGCCTATTCTACGGAGATCCACAACAGCCACCCCGTAGCCCTGGCCATCCGTGAAGAAGCCCGGCGAAGAGGAATCACGGCCATTCAACACGATGTCTGCGAATATATTCTCGGCAAAGGGGTCCGGTCGGTGATTCACGGCGACGAAGTCCTCGTGGGCAGCCACAAATTGCTGGAGCATTTCGAGATTGCGCACCCGGTGGTTGACGATTTTCTGGAGAAGAACAAACAGCAGGGACTGACCCAGGTCTTCTTGGCCAGGAATGGGGAAGTATTGGGCGTGATCGGATTTGCCAACCGGGAGCGTCCCGACCTGCAGCCCCTGATTGCCCGTTTGAAAGAGCGAGGCATCCGGCGAACGGCCATGATTACCGGCGATTCCAAATATACCGCCCTGGAGATGGCCTGCCGGCTGAATTTCGACGAGTGTCGCTATTCGGTGTTGCCCGAGGAGAAAGCCGTCATCGTTGCAGCCCTGAAGGCAGAGGGCCATCGGGTGCTGATGGTGGGCGACGGCATCAACGATGCCCTGGCGCTGGCCGAGGCGGACATCGGCGTGGCCATGGGGGCCGGAGGCAGCGAGGTGGCCATTGAAGCCGCCGATATCGCCCTGGTCATGGATGACCTCGACGGCGTGATTTACGTGCGCGATCTTTCCCGTGAAACCATGCGCGTGGTGCACCAGAATTTCTGGATCGCCACGGGCTCCAACATTGCCGGGGTGGTGCTGGGTGCTCTGGGATTGCTTTCTCCGGTGATGGCCGGCCTGGTGCATATCACGCATACCCTGGGGATTCTGGCCAATTCGGGTCGCCTGCTTTTTTACGAACCGCCGCGGCGGTTACCGGCAGATACCAAACATAAACCCATAAACCAAACGAGAGCTGCAAATGAAGCTGGAACATATGCTGGAATTACGGCGCTGCATTCAGGTGGCGCACCACATCCCGGGACGGATTCGCCTTCGCTTCGACACGAAAATTGTCAATGA
- a CDS encoding magnetosome protein MamC, translating to MDNTRYIYPTAINPPRQVPATSSALKMGGLGMIVGAAGSAAANIRRLNNGDIERGQALKNVVRDSVGAGAATAAATAVVGALRLGGLFNVAGLLTVATATKYLYDTAFEPQTAPMVAVPEPAVKKAPAFKKAAKPASKAKPTEKTKTAEKKED from the coding sequence ATGGACAACACACGATACATTTATCCCACCGCCATAAATCCGCCCCGACAGGTGCCGGCCACGTCATCGGCCCTGAAGATGGGCGGTTTGGGCATGATCGTCGGTGCGGCCGGATCGGCGGCCGCCAACATCCGGCGGTTGAATAACGGTGACATCGAACGCGGGCAAGCCTTGAAAAACGTGGTGCGTGATTCCGTCGGTGCCGGCGCGGCCACGGCGGCGGCCACGGCGGTGGTCGGCGCACTGAGGCTGGGTGGCCTGTTTAATGTGGCCGGCCTCCTGACCGTGGCGACGGCCACCAAATATTTGTACGACACGGCCTTTGAACCTCAGACCGCACCGATGGTTGCCGTGCCTGAGCCTGCGGTGAAGAAAGCGCCGGCATTCAAAAAAGCTGCCAAGCCGGCATCCAAGGCCAAACCGACAGAAAAAACCAAAACCGCTGAGAAAAAGGAGGACTGA
- a CDS encoding YtxH domain-containing protein — MSSAYYTQPTPIYPTAQQPVNYAYYQTAYDGQAPYVRTPDAAIRERSLVPAAPTSALGSWFDYTNSSYIKGLLLGVGVTLLVTSPPVQNAVIKGTVAAWSAVVGGIEEVKERVRDAKAEKSMAES; from the coding sequence ATGTCTAGCGCATATTATACCCAGCCAACCCCGATTTATCCGACGGCCCAGCAACCGGTCAATTACGCCTATTACCAGACGGCCTACGATGGCCAGGCGCCTTACGTCAGGACGCCGGATGCGGCCATCCGGGAACGGAGCCTGGTACCGGCGGCGCCGACATCCGCCCTGGGGTCCTGGTTCGATTACACCAATTCCAGCTATATCAAGGGGCTTTTGCTGGGTGTCGGCGTTACCCTGCTGGTCACCAGCCCGCCGGTCCAAAATGCCGTGATCAAAGGCACTGTGGCGGCCTGGTCGGCGGTCGTCGGAGGAATCGAGGAAGTCAAGGAACGGGTCAGGGATGCTAAGGCTGAGAAAAGCATGGCCGAATCCTGA